One [Clostridium] saccharolyticum WM1 DNA segment encodes these proteins:
- a CDS encoding LytR/AlgR family response regulator transcription factor — MLRIAICDDSREDRKRILDFVRDYYKTHDMDVQIDDFESAGKLLSAEDTYDIYLLDVIMPDMTGIETAKKLLKKKEAPVIIFITSSLESAVDGYRVNASGFVLKPLVERDFEETLKRVMEQNFKSREASISIVHNRVPMELKLSRILYFENRLHRVYIVLKSGEVLSVHQKLNEIQEELKAQTYFIRCHQSYIVNLNHVEALENAGFVMTNGDLVPVSRNFYKECKHVFYHFQLK, encoded by the coding sequence ATGCTGCGTATAGCCATCTGTGACGACAGCAGAGAGGACAGGAAGAGGATTCTTGACTTTGTGCGCGACTATTATAAAACCCATGATATGGATGTTCAGATTGATGATTTTGAATCTGCGGGGAAATTACTTTCCGCAGAAGATACCTATGATATCTATCTTCTGGATGTTATCATGCCAGACATGACCGGAATAGAAACTGCCAAAAAACTGCTTAAAAAGAAAGAAGCTCCTGTGATCATCTTCATCACTTCCTCTCTGGAGTCCGCTGTAGACGGTTACCGGGTCAACGCCTCAGGCTTTGTCCTGAAACCACTGGTGGAAAGAGATTTTGAGGAAACCTTAAAGCGGGTCATGGAACAAAATTTTAAATCACGGGAAGCCTCCATCTCCATCGTTCATAACCGGGTCCCTATGGAGCTGAAACTAAGCCGGATCCTGTATTTTGAAAACAGGCTGCACCGGGTCTATATTGTCCTTAAAAGCGGAGAAGTCCTTTCCGTCCATCAGAAGCTCAATGAGATTCAGGAAGAATTAAAGGCCCAGACTTACTTTATCCGCTGCCACCAAAGCTATATCGTGAACTTAAACCATGTGGAAGCTCTGGAAAACGCGGGCTTTGTGATGACCAACGGAGACTTGGTGCCTGTTTCCCGCAATTTTTATAAAGAATGCAAACATGTATTCTACCATTTTCAATTGAAATGA
- a CDS encoding sodium:solute symporter family protein — protein sequence MGANVIVTAIVIIYLLLMLWIGWYSSTKISTNTDFLVAGRRLGPLLMAGTLAATEIGGGSSLGVVQNGMSGFGLSAAWYIITMGIAFVILSFIAPRFRAATVKTVPEYFRRRYGKSCGIITAVIMLLPLVGLTAGQFIASAVILSTMLGIDYQVAVIIVAVVVTVYSIMGGLWSVTLTDFVQVFLIVIGMIIAVPFALRYAGGWDNVTTNIPAGTLNMFQGYDLFGIISLVIMYTATFSVGQEAVSRFYAARDEKAAKGGAWLAALINFIYAFVPTILGIITLALINMGKFSTDQFAKVGARYALPILAINTMPAIVCGFLFAGIISATMSSSDSDLLGAGSIFSNDIYKAVLKPDASSQSVMRVTKIVMCLVGVASMLIALFNTQSIVSILMFCFTLRAAGSFFPYVMGHYWKKASPAGTIASLIAGTIVVVYLEHVSKGILFGIKFSQPIIPGLVAAFICFIIFSFAMPPRIETTELAPEEDD from the coding sequence ATGGGAGCAAATGTTATTGTAACTGCGATTGTTATCATTTATCTGCTGCTCATGCTGTGGATCGGCTGGTATTCATCCACCAAGATTTCCACCAATACGGATTTTCTGGTAGCCGGACGCCGTCTTGGCCCGCTTTTAATGGCCGGTACACTTGCCGCCACGGAAATCGGGGGTGGAAGTTCACTGGGAGTGGTGCAGAACGGTATGTCGGGTTTTGGCCTCAGTGCTGCCTGGTACATCATTACCATGGGGATTGCTTTTGTCATATTAAGTTTTATTGCACCCCGGTTCCGTGCAGCGACGGTTAAAACAGTGCCGGAATATTTCCGGAGGCGTTACGGCAAATCCTGCGGTATTATTACGGCTGTTATCATGCTTTTGCCTTTGGTCGGTCTTACGGCTGGGCAGTTTATTGCCTCTGCGGTCATTTTATCCACCATGCTTGGCATTGATTATCAGGTGGCGGTAATCATTGTGGCAGTGGTAGTAACGGTATACTCCATTATGGGTGGTTTATGGAGTGTTACCCTGACGGATTTTGTCCAGGTGTTTCTCATCGTGATCGGCATGATCATTGCTGTTCCATTTGCGCTCCGTTATGCAGGGGGCTGGGACAATGTGACGACTAATATTCCGGCGGGAACATTAAACATGTTCCAAGGCTATGATTTGTTTGGAATCATTTCCCTTGTTATCATGTATACTGCCACGTTCTCTGTGGGACAAGAGGCGGTATCCCGCTTTTATGCGGCCAGGGATGAGAAGGCGGCAAAAGGCGGTGCTTGGCTGGCCGCGCTCATAAATTTCATATATGCATTTGTTCCTACAATTCTTGGAATAATTACACTGGCATTAATCAATATGGGTAAATTCAGTACAGATCAGTTTGCAAAGGTAGGAGCCCGTTACGCCCTTCCGATTCTGGCGATCAATACCATGCCGGCCATCGTCTGCGGATTTCTGTTTGCCGGTATTATTTCCGCCACTATGTCCAGTTCGGATTCAGACTTACTGGGAGCAGGTTCGATCTTTTCCAACGATATTTACAAGGCAGTATTGAAGCCGGATGCATCCAGCCAGTCTGTCATGAGAGTTACAAAGATCGTCATGTGTTTGGTGGGAGTGGCCTCCATGCTTATTGCACTGTTTAATACACAGAGCATCGTATCCATTCTCATGTTCTGTTTTACTCTCCGGGCAGCGGGTTCTTTCTTCCCTTATGTCATGGGACATTACTGGAAGAAGGCATCACCGGCAGGAACGATTGCTTCCCTTATAGCAGGTACCATTGTGGTTGTATATCTGGAGCATGTTTCCAAAGGCATTCTGTTTGGGATCAAGTTCAGCCAGCCCATCATACCAGGACTGGTTGCAGCATTCATCTGTTTTATCATCTTTTCCTTTGCTATGCCGCCCAGGATTGAGACAACGGAACTGGCACCGGAGGAAGATGACTGA
- a CDS encoding GntR family transcriptional regulator gives MKSTLVKMTLSEQIYNILKNEIMSGTIPLGSKITNRELQERFLVSSTPVRDTINKLYQDGLVKEVTKTGAQVISFDYGYAAEINEFIAAISGVALHMTIAKGADKEVTKHLKEYLEKQTSAPDDDAYFDADFHFHKSFYDFCGNQFLKETYKRYNLIRFLLIKFAIRTAEDRSCSTKQHRDIVNAYSSGQFDLASRLLEQHYIHGLSLIKGYNP, from the coding sequence ATGAAGAGTACTCTTGTGAAAATGACCTTAAGTGAACAGATATACAACATCCTGAAAAATGAAATCATGAGCGGAACCATTCCTCTGGGAAGTAAAATAACAAACAGAGAATTGCAGGAACGCTTTTTAGTTTCCTCCACACCGGTGCGAGATACCATCAACAAACTTTATCAGGACGGCCTCGTAAAAGAAGTTACAAAAACAGGTGCCCAGGTAATCAGCTTTGACTATGGATATGCGGCAGAGATCAATGAATTCATTGCTGCGATCTCCGGTGTAGCGCTCCATATGACCATCGCCAAGGGTGCCGACAAGGAAGTGACAAAGCATTTGAAGGAATATCTGGAAAAGCAGACAAGTGCTCCGGATGACGATGCCTATTTTGACGCAGATTTCCATTTTCATAAGTCGTTCTATGACTTCTGCGGCAATCAGTTCTTGAAAGAGACCTACAAAAGATACAATCTTATCCGGTTCCTTCTGATTAAGTTTGCTATCCGCACCGCTGAGGACCGGTCCTGTTCCACCAAGCAGCACAGGGATATCGTCAATGCCTACAGCTCCGGCCAATTTGACCTTGCCTCCAGGCTTCTTGAGCAGCACTATATCCACGGCCTTTCACTGATTAAAGGATACAATCCATAG
- a CDS encoding alanine/glycine:cation symporter family protein, translated as MQLFEWLVHYIVKIVMALNNLLWGDMFILEFSNGETKFGISLLVILLIPAGLYFTVKTRFLPFRLFPEMIRATLRKKTGEDQNSISGLQALIIATATRVGMGNLAGVVAAISFGGAGAVFWMWVTAIIGSSTSFIESTLAQIYKEKDPLYGGYRGGPAYFMNRIRFITKVKREDIFVKDVQKEAEYVAMDGNTYYIKGCKCKILGIAFALSGLLCWAGISQVIGNSVSTAFKNAFGIPQITTTVVLVAVSACIVLRKNATVKVLDKVVPMMACTYFAITLFIIVRNIVHLPAMFGTIFSQAFGLEPMIGGGLGAVVMNGVKRGLFSNEAGSGSAPCAAAAAEVDHPVTQGLIQSLGVFIDTLAICSCSAFLMLLAPAEVTEGLEGMDLLQGAMNYHLGSFGVIFIAVILFLFSFSTFIGILYYARSNVAYIFKDTWAAQTGYKIFALVMLFIGGIAAYSFVWDLGDLGVGLMTIFNMLAIIPLSGQAIASLKDYEKNFLIKNKNILKEE; from the coding sequence ATGCAACTATTTGAATGGCTGGTGCATTACATCGTGAAGATTGTAATGGCACTCAATAACCTGTTGTGGGGCGACATGTTCATTTTGGAATTTTCAAATGGTGAAACCAAGTTTGGCATATCATTGCTGGTAATCCTGTTGATTCCAGCAGGACTATATTTCACTGTTAAAACGAGATTCCTGCCATTCCGGCTTTTTCCTGAAATGATTCGGGCGACTTTGAGGAAAAAAACTGGAGAGGATCAGAATTCCATTTCCGGTCTTCAGGCACTGATTATCGCTACAGCCACCCGCGTGGGTATGGGGAACCTGGCAGGGGTGGTAGCAGCTATTTCCTTTGGTGGGGCAGGTGCAGTATTCTGGATGTGGGTGACTGCTATCATAGGCTCGTCTACTTCGTTCATTGAATCAACGCTTGCGCAGATTTACAAGGAAAAGGATCCGCTCTATGGAGGATACAGAGGCGGGCCAGCCTACTTTATGAATCGGATCCGGTTTATTACAAAGGTGAAGCGTGAAGATATCTTTGTAAAGGATGTACAAAAGGAAGCAGAGTATGTGGCAATGGACGGCAACACCTATTACATAAAGGGCTGCAAGTGCAAAATCCTTGGAATTGCATTTGCGCTTTCCGGTCTGCTTTGCTGGGCCGGTATCAGTCAGGTAATCGGAAATTCAGTTTCAACTGCTTTTAAAAATGCATTTGGTATTCCGCAAATAACTACGACAGTGGTTCTGGTTGCAGTTTCCGCATGCATCGTGCTCCGCAAGAATGCCACAGTGAAGGTGCTCGACAAGGTTGTGCCGATGATGGCATGTACCTATTTCGCTATTACGCTTTTCATCATTGTCAGGAACATTGTTCATCTTCCGGCTATGTTTGGAACCATCTTTTCCCAGGCGTTTGGACTTGAGCCTATGATAGGCGGAGGGTTGGGAGCTGTTGTGATGAATGGTGTAAAGCGTGGACTTTTTTCGAATGAAGCCGGAAGCGGCTCCGCCCCCTGTGCAGCAGCGGCTGCCGAGGTGGATCACCCGGTAACGCAGGGATTGATTCAGTCTCTTGGTGTTTTTATCGATACCCTGGCAATCTGCAGCTGTTCCGCATTCCTGATGCTTTTGGCACCGGCTGAGGTTACCGAAGGATTAGAGGGAATGGATCTTCTGCAGGGAGCGATGAACTATCACTTGGGTAGTTTCGGAGTTATTTTTATCGCAGTTATCCTGTTCCTGTTCAGCTTTTCTACATTTATTGGCATTCTATACTATGCACGCAGTAATGTGGCTTATATCTTTAAGGATACATGGGCAGCCCAGACGGGATACAAGATTTTTGCACTGGTGATGCTATTTATCGGCGGAATCGCTGCATACAGCTTTGTGTGGGATTTAGGGGATCTCGGAGTAGGGCTGATGACCATTTTCAATATGCTGGCAATCATTCCGTTGTCAGGCCAGGCCATTGCATCGCTTAAGGATTATGAAAAGAATTTTTTAATTAAAAATAAAAACATTTTAAAGGAGGAATAA
- a CDS encoding tyrosine phenol-lyase, which produces MDMMKFAPEPFKIKMVEPMGNLNKEERKDAIRTAGYNTFLLKSEECFIDLLTDSGTNAMSDRQWAGLMLGDEAYGGSRNFYHLEETVRELFGFKYVVPTHQGRGAENILSSLTIKPGDYVPGNMYFTTTRFHQEHNGATFRDVVIDEAHDPNAILDFKGNIDLNKFQALIDEVGAERIPYICLAVTVNLAGGQPVSMANVKAVSELAHKHGIKVMFDATRCVENAYFIKTREKGYEDKSIKEIVHELFSYGDGCTMSGKKDCLTNIGGFLCMNDKDLYIRATGMVVQYEGMPTYGGMAGRDMEAMAIGLRESMEYNYISHRVNQIRYLGEKLDAAGVPMVKPSGGHAIFVDARAFLDHLDQKTDFPAQALAAAVYEFSGVRTMERGIISAGRDIKTGEDHVPKLETIRLTIPRRVYTYAHLDYVADAIIQLYQMRRDISGLKWVYEPAVLRFFTGRFEPKNGELIKGF; this is translated from the coding sequence ATGGATATGATGAAATTTGCACCAGAGCCTTTCAAAATTAAGATGGTAGAGCCTATGGGCAACTTAAACAAAGAAGAGAGAAAAGATGCCATCAGGACAGCAGGATATAATACGTTCCTGTTAAAATCAGAGGAATGCTTTATTGATCTTCTGACAGATTCCGGTACAAATGCAATGAGCGACAGGCAGTGGGCAGGATTGATGTTGGGTGACGAAGCTTACGGCGGCTCCAGGAACTTTTATCATCTAGAAGAGACCGTGCGCGAACTGTTTGGGTTCAAATATGTAGTTCCTACTCATCAGGGACGCGGTGCAGAGAACATTCTGTCTTCTCTTACCATTAAGCCAGGAGACTATGTACCAGGCAACATGTACTTTACCACAACCCGGTTTCATCAGGAACACAATGGAGCTACTTTCCGGGATGTGGTTATCGACGAAGCACATGATCCAAATGCAATCCTGGACTTTAAGGGCAATATAGACTTAAATAAGTTCCAGGCTCTCATTGACGAAGTCGGAGCAGAAAGGATCCCATATATCTGCCTTGCAGTGACTGTTAACCTGGCAGGCGGGCAGCCTGTTTCCATGGCTAACGTCAAGGCTGTGTCCGAGCTGGCCCATAAGCATGGCATTAAGGTAATGTTCGATGCCACCAGATGCGTGGAGAACGCATATTTCATCAAGACAAGAGAAAAAGGCTATGAGGATAAGAGCATCAAGGAGATTGTTCACGAATTGTTCTCCTACGGCGATGGCTGCACCATGTCCGGAAAAAAAGACTGCCTGACCAATATCGGCGGGTTCTTATGTATGAATGACAAAGATTTATATATCCGTGCAACTGGGATGGTGGTTCAATATGAAGGTATGCCTACCTATGGCGGAATGGCAGGAAGAGATATGGAGGCAATGGCAATCGGCCTTAGAGAATCAATGGAATACAACTACATCAGTCACCGCGTCAATCAGATCCGTTATCTTGGCGAGAAGCTGGATGCTGCAGGAGTTCCTATGGTTAAGCCCAGCGGCGGTCATGCAATTTTCGTAGATGCCCGTGCATTCCTAGACCATTTGGATCAGAAAACGGACTTCCCCGCACAGGCTCTGGCAGCCGCTGTTTACGAGTTCTCCGGCGTCAGAACCATGGAGCGCGGCATTATCTCCGCAGGAAGAGACATTAAGACAGGAGAGGACCATGTGCCGAAGCTGGAGACAATCCGTCTGACCATTCCAAGAAGGGTTTATACCTATGCACATCTTGACTATGTTGCTGATGCAATCATCCAGCTATATCAGATGAGACGTGACATCAGCGGTCTTAAATGGGTATATGAGCCAGCCGTTCTGCGTTTCTTTACCGGACGCTTTGAACCTAAGAATGGAGAACTGATTAAGGGGTTTTAA
- a CDS encoding response regulator transcription factor: protein MVKIFLAEDEKIVREGIKNGIPWEKYGFEFAGEAPDGELAYPLILKSKPDILLTDIRMPFMDGLELAEMVKKELPGIRIMFFSGYDDFEYAKRAIRIGAADYLLKPVSSSQLLEALERMSEAIIQERSEKGYKLEFLKQQEERKRMERDRLFDTIVSGNLSLQEILLKGREHSLSLSAPAYNLILFQARASHNQEQYTDQEVLFDEMLKEQLEGRTEVIPFNRLTEGYAFLIMGNDFKDLEKKSAACSGLLIRLVESCPGMEYFGGTGVPVRRLSELKSCFQAASRAYACRYMLEYNQFLTAEAAVRLHDDSGSISLEGMDMTKLSRDIVPNFLKNGSVPEVKYFLEEYLEACGNNLKSLIFRQYLIMDMYLAVVSFVTQLGFEPEQVLKEFGDAETIKPWVGSEEAAVKYAREILTKAITFRTTCSQKKYRLVLDRARDYIGSHYLDEDISLNVVASTVNISPNHFSTIFSQEMGITFVEYLTKVRMEAAKELLLKTDLRASEIGYQVGYKDPHYFSYIFKKTHGITPKAFRAGGRNEART from the coding sequence ATGGTGAAAATATTTCTGGCAGAGGATGAAAAAATAGTCCGTGAGGGAATCAAAAACGGCATTCCATGGGAAAAATACGGATTCGAATTCGCCGGGGAGGCGCCGGATGGGGAACTGGCCTATCCTCTGATTTTAAAATCTAAGCCGGATATTCTGCTGACAGACATCCGCATGCCCTTTATGGATGGGCTTGAACTGGCTGAGATGGTGAAAAAGGAGCTGCCGGGGATCCGCATCATGTTTTTCAGCGGGTACGATGATTTTGAGTATGCAAAGCGTGCCATAAGAATCGGCGCGGCGGACTACCTTCTTAAGCCTGTAAGCAGCAGCCAGCTTTTGGAGGCGTTGGAGCGGATGAGTGAAGCCATCATCCAGGAAAGAAGCGAGAAGGGTTATAAGCTGGAGTTTTTAAAGCAGCAGGAGGAGAGAAAACGGATGGAGCGGGACCGGCTGTTTGATACCATTGTTTCAGGAAATTTAAGCCTCCAGGAAATCCTGTTAAAGGGGCGGGAGCACAGCCTGTCTCTCAGCGCACCCGCTTATAACCTGATTCTGTTTCAGGCAAGAGCTTCCCATAACCAGGAACAGTATACAGACCAGGAGGTTCTTTTTGATGAGATGCTAAAGGAGCAGTTGGAGGGGCGGACAGAGGTCATCCCCTTCAACCGCCTGACAGAGGGGTATGCTTTCCTGATCATGGGAAATGACTTTAAAGACTTAGAGAAAAAATCGGCTGCCTGTTCCGGGCTTTTGATCCGCCTGGTGGAGTCTTGTCCGGGCATGGAGTATTTCGGCGGAACCGGTGTACCGGTCCGCAGACTCAGTGAGCTTAAATCCTGCTTTCAAGCGGCCAGCAGAGCTTATGCCTGCCGTTATATGCTGGAATATAACCAGTTTCTTACGGCAGAGGCGGCTGTCCGCCTTCACGATGATTCTGGAAGCATCAGCCTGGAAGGAATGGATATGACCAAGCTGAGCAGGGACATTGTCCCTAATTTTCTTAAAAACGGTTCAGTCCCTGAGGTAAAATATTTTCTGGAAGAATATTTAGAGGCATGCGGAAATAATTTGAAATCCCTGATTTTCCGGCAGTATCTGATCATGGACATGTATCTCGCTGTGGTAAGCTTTGTCACCCAGCTGGGCTTTGAGCCGGAGCAGGTGCTAAAGGAATTCGGAGATGCAGAGACCATAAAGCCCTGGGTGGGATCGGAAGAAGCGGCAGTTAAATATGCCAGGGAGATCCTCACAAAGGCTATCACATTCCGCACCACCTGTTCCCAGAAGAAGTACCGCCTGGTCCTTGATAGGGCCAGGGATTATATTGGAAGCCATTATCTGGACGAGGATATTTCCTTAAATGTGGTGGCTTCCACCGTGAATATAAGTCCCAATCATTTCAGCACCATATTCAGCCAGGAAATGGGGATCACTTTTGTAGAATATTTAACAAAGGTGCGCATGGAGGCTGCAAAGGAGCTGCTTCTTAAAACGGACCTTCGGGCCTCGGAGATCGGATATCAGGTGGGATACAAGGATCCTCATTACTTCAGCTATATCTTTAAAAAGACGCATGGAATTACGCCCAAAGCATTCCGGGCAGGAGGCAGAAATGAAGCACGAACGTGA
- a CDS encoding sensor histidine kinase produces the protein MKHERDSIKAKIQSMQAIVFIPVIIMIGILLYMMAWQNKQYRQSIRNLTMATEFNFDFKSNIDYKMYRIVIGADTFDTLSPYEELENSRRLFEQLKNSTPQENSKKGLDGIIILIGILEKRIKDIQTSNIIGDYDRNMERLDKDIYVITDLIEETMSDYIYNETKTLESVRQKLDSQTKRVIALCIMVSAYIIVFLMASFSSFGKKITKPIEELCEYTMVLANGSLKVNAPRSNIREIQMLSDRYDHMVVRIGELINHIKEEQELKRKTELKLLQAQINPHFLYNTLDTIVWLAEGKRHQEVVEMITALSSFLRMGLNNGRDFITVRGEAEHVNSYLQIQHFRYEDILDYEIHFQEQIMDYSILKLTLQPIVENALYHGIKNCRKKGFLKITGWQEEGDILLRVEDNGIGMKPEELEKMQKLVRRGGEDVGLREGFGIANVAERIRLNFGEAYGLLIESEYGAGTSVTVRIPASLKGNR, from the coding sequence ATGAAGCACGAACGTGATTCGATCAAAGCGAAAATACAGTCCATGCAGGCAATCGTATTTATCCCGGTCATTATTATGATTGGGATATTGCTGTATATGATGGCATGGCAGAATAAGCAGTACCGGCAGAGCATCAGAAACTTAACCATGGCAACCGAGTTTAATTTTGATTTTAAATCAAACATTGATTATAAGATGTACCGCATTGTCATTGGAGCAGACACCTTTGACACCTTAAGTCCCTATGAGGAGCTGGAGAATTCCCGAAGACTTTTTGAGCAGCTTAAGAATTCCACTCCTCAGGAAAACAGCAAAAAGGGGCTGGATGGGATCATCATCCTCATAGGCATTCTGGAAAAAAGGATTAAGGACATCCAAACCAGCAATATCATCGGAGATTATGACCGGAACATGGAGCGCCTGGATAAGGACATTTACGTTATCACAGACTTAATTGAGGAGACCATGTCGGATTATATCTATAATGAAACAAAGACCCTGGAATCCGTGCGGCAAAAGCTGGATTCCCAGACCAAGCGGGTCATTGCCTTATGCATTATGGTTTCGGCTTATATCATCGTCTTTTTAATGGCGTCCTTTTCTTCCTTTGGCAAGAAGATCACAAAGCCCATAGAGGAACTGTGTGAATATACCATGGTACTGGCAAACGGCAGCTTAAAGGTCAATGCTCCCAGAAGCAACATCCGGGAGATCCAGATGCTAAGCGACCGGTATGATCACATGGTGGTACGAATCGGAGAACTGATCAACCATATCAAAGAGGAACAGGAGCTAAAGAGAAAGACGGAATTAAAGCTTCTTCAGGCTCAGATCAACCCTCATTTTCTCTACAATACTCTGGATACCATTGTCTGGCTGGCAGAGGGAAAACGCCATCAGGAGGTGGTGGAAATGATCACAGCACTTTCTTCCTTTCTGCGCATGGGCTTAAATAACGGACGGGATTTTATTACCGTCCGGGGAGAAGCGGAGCATGTAAACAGTTACCTTCAGATCCAGCATTTCCGTTATGAGGACATTCTTGATTATGAGATTCACTTTCAGGAGCAGATCATGGATTACTCCATCTTAAAGCTGACCCTGCAGCCCATTGTGGAGAATGCCCTTTATCATGGGATCAAAAATTGCAGAAAAAAGGGATTTCTAAAGATCACCGGCTGGCAGGAGGAAGGGGACATCCTGCTGAGGGTGGAGGATAACGGCATTGGAATGAAGCCGGAAGAACTTGAAAAAATGCAGAAGCTGGTACGAAGGGGCGGTGAGGATGTGGGCCTGCGGGAAGGCTTTGGAATTGCCAATGTGGCGGAGCGGATCCGGCTGAATTTCGGGGAAGCGTATGGGCTTCTTATTGAAAGTGAGTATGGGGCAGGCACCTCTGTGACTGTCAGGATACCGGCTTCTTTAAAGGGGAACAGATAA
- a CDS encoding ABC transporter substrate-binding protein: MKKRLLGMMTAAAMTAAMVLSGCSGSQTAATTAGGETKTEAAAETKTEAAKTEAAKAEEKKDQLVVGFSQVGAESDWRTANTESMKSTFTEANGYKLIFDDAQQKQENQLKAVRNFIQQDVDYIVIAPVTETGWDTVLQEAKDAGIPVIIVDRMIDVSDDSLYTAWVGSNFLQEGYDAVAWLDEYLKKNNRADDDINIVTLQGTIGSSAQIGRTDGVEEKMKDHPKWKMLERQTGEFTQAKGQEVMESFLKTYDDIDVVIAENDNMAFGAIDAIKAAGKTCGPKGDIIIISFDAVAAAFDSMIAGDMNVSVECNPLHGPRVAEIIQKLEKGESVDKIAYVQEGVYPADTAEQEKPKRAY; the protein is encoded by the coding sequence ATGAAGAAAAGATTACTGGGCATGATGACGGCGGCGGCCATGACCGCAGCCATGGTTTTATCCGGCTGCAGCGGATCTCAGACTGCAGCAACAACGGCCGGCGGGGAAACAAAAACAGAGGCTGCTGCTGAAACAAAGACAGAGGCGGCAAAGACAGAAGCTGCTAAGGCAGAGGAAAAAAAGGATCAGCTTGTGGTAGGTTTTTCCCAGGTAGGTGCGGAGTCTGACTGGAGAACGGCCAACACCGAGTCCATGAAATCCACATTTACGGAGGCAAATGGTTATAAGCTGATTTTTGATGATGCGCAGCAGAAGCAGGAGAACCAGTTAAAGGCTGTCCGCAACTTTATTCAGCAGGATGTGGACTATATTGTGATCGCTCCGGTCACGGAAACAGGCTGGGATACGGTTTTGCAGGAAGCAAAGGATGCGGGGATTCCGGTTATCATCGTTGACCGTATGATCGATGTTTCCGACGATTCCCTCTATACCGCATGGGTCGGATCCAATTTCCTTCAGGAAGGTTATGATGCGGTAGCGTGGCTTGATGAATATTTAAAGAAAAACAACCGTGCAGACGATGACATCAATATTGTCACTCTCCAGGGAACCATCGGTTCTTCTGCCCAGATCGGTCGTACGGACGGCGTGGAAGAAAAGATGAAGGATCATCCCAAGTGGAAGATGTTAGAGCGGCAGACAGGAGAATTTACTCAGGCAAAGGGGCAGGAGGTTATGGAGTCCTTCTTAAAGACCTATGATGACATTGATGTTGTGATTGCTGAAAATGACAACATGGCCTTTGGGGCTATTGACGCCATTAAGGCGGCTGGAAAGACCTGCGGACCAAAGGGCGATATTATCATCATTTCCTTTGACGCAGTTGCAGCTGCATTTGATTCCATGATCGCCGGAGATATGAACGTATCTGTAGAGTGCAATCCTCTTCACGGTCCCCGTGTGGCTGAAATCATTCAGAAACTGGAAAAGGGCGAAAGCGTAGATAAGATCGCTTATGTACAGGAAGGCGTGTATCCGGCTGATACGGCGGAACAGGAAAAACCCAAACGGGCATATTGA